The Argonema galeatum A003/A1 region TAGCAAATCCTTTAATAACTGGCAAGTTTGTGCTTCGTTGTACGTTCCCTTTTGTTCCAACTCCTGAAATAAATTCTGCCCGTCGATGAATTCCTGCACGAAATATAAGGTTTTATCTTGTTCCAAATATGCGAGTAAGCGTGGAATTTGGGGAGACTCATCGCCTAGTCGATCGAGCATTGCCGCTTCACGGTTAAATAGTTCAATAGCTTTCGCAAAAGCTGTGGGATTACTAACTATATTGGAATGGGGAGAAAACTGTTTAATCACACAGCGCTTTTTCGAGGGCGTCTTTTCATCCACCGCCAAGAAATTTCTGCCCATACCGCCAGCACCCAGAAAATCAGTAGCGCGGTAGCGATCGTCCAGCAGCAACTTAGTACCGCAACTGAAGCAAAAAGCTGTCCCTGGTAGGTTTTGCGGTTTGGGGCAATTGGGATTGAGGCAATAGCTCATACTGGCGAGAGATTGATAGATTGAATCTATCTTAACTCTTCCCTGGATTGGGAAAAACCTAACCCCCCAACCCCCTTCCCTGGGAGGGAAGGGGGAGAAATTCTCATATTCCCCCTCTCCTGCAAGGAGAGGGGGGTAGGGGGGAGAGGTTTCGCAACATTGCTAATATCAAAGATAATGGCAATGGCTAAAACACATTATTTAGGAGAATCAAATGGTAACGCTGCAACTGCGACAACTAGGCGTACCGCCTGGACATCGAGTGTTATTCCATGATGTGAATTGGCAGGAATTTGAGGCAATTTTAGAAGAGTTGGGAGAAAAACGACCTTCTCGATTAGCTTATATTAACGGAACTTTGGAGATTAGGGTGCCATTACCAGAACATGAAAAAGCCAAAGTAATTATTGGTGATTTAGTGAAAGCTTTGCTAGATGAATGCGATCGCAATTGGGAATCCTTGGGCTCGACAACCTTCAAACGAGAGGATATGCTAGCAGGTATTGAGCCTGATAACTGCTTTTATATTCAAAACCATGCTCAAATGATTGGCAAAACTCGCCTAGATTTAACAGTCGATCCACCGCCAGATTTAGCTATTGAGGTAGATGTTACTTCCAAAACTCAAGTTAGCGCCTATCAAGCATTGGGAGTACCGGAAATTTGGCGATATGAAAACGGAAAAATCCAAATTTACCTACTGCAATCTGGAAAATATGTGGAGTTGCAAACCAGTCCCACTTTTCCCAGTTTTCCCATAATTGAGGAGATTTCTCGTTTTCTGGAAATGAGTCGGACAATAGGGACAAGTCGGGCGCTGAGAGAGTTTCGTAAGTGGGTGAGAAAACAAAGAAATCTTATCAATTAAAATCTAACACCCCAACCTTCCCTACCAGCGAAGGGAGATTTTAACCTTGTGTCACCTCCACATAAATATGCTCCAAACGCACAGGCGATCGCGCGATCGCATCCACAGCAATCCCATCAAAACAGGCAATTATCTCCTTTAATTCTAAAGGTTCCGGTAGCCAAAAAGCTAGGTCATTGCCATAGCGTCGATGCGTAAAGCCCAGTTGGGAAGCGCGTGCGATCGCACCCTCCTCATCCAGCGTTTTAACCACCACGACTTCCTGCGCCGGAATCAACTCCCGCAACGCAGACAAACTCCCCTCAACCACAATTCGTCCATCTTTAATAATACCTATTTTATCGCAAAGTCGCTCAGCCTCATCCAACAAATGAGTAGTCAACAAAACAGTAATACCCTGCTTTTTCAGATTCAGAATTAACTCCCAAATGTCATAACGCGCCTCAATATCCAAACCCGTCGTCGGTTCATCCAAAATCACCAACTTCGGCAGATGTACCAACGCCACAGCAATATTCAACCGCCGTTTCATCCCACCGCTGAGAGTTTCCACTGGACTTTTAGCCCTATCTACTAAATTAACAGCCTCCAAACAAACTTGTACCTGTTCCCAGCGCTGCTGCTTTGATAACCCATAAATCCGAGCAAAAAAATCAAGATTTTCCGCACAAGAGAGACTTTTATACAGTAAATTCTCTTGCGGCGCTACCCCAATCAGCGACTTACTAGCCTCAGAAACAGGTTGCTTATTAATCGTAATTTCTCCCCTATCCTCCTTCACCAAATTACATATTATATTGATAGTAGTAGTCTTTCCAGCACCATTTGGCCCTAACAAACCGTAAATTTCACCCGGTCGAACGTGCAGCGTCAAATCATTAAGAACTTGTCGCTTGCCGAAAGACTTACTCAACCTTTTGATATGCAGCACAACCTTAGTAGATAGAGGAAATAAACTTTGAAATAGACATTTCCAGAAATTAAAGGTGCGTTACCTAGAATCCTTGTAGAGACGTTGCATGCAACGTCTCTACATTCTTTTTTGGAGAGGTCTAATAGACCTTTTGCAAAAGTAAATCTTATCTGCGTTCATCTGCGTTCATCTTCTTTCATCTGCGGTAAAAAATTAGCCCTTTCGCAAGAAGACATCACAATCTCCTCTCCACACTCAACATCCGCCGGTAAGATAACCATCCCGCCACCACCATCAAAATAGCAAACACATATAAAAACCAGAAATGCAACTCAATATCTGCAAATTTCTTTCCCTCATCAGACACTCCAGAAAGCGCTTTAACCATGTGGTAAACCGGATTAAATTTAGCTATATTCAATAGAGTCTTAGGAAAAACAAAACTTGGCACAAACGCGCCCCCCAAAATTAACAA contains the following coding sequences:
- a CDS encoding ABC transporter ATP-binding protein — its product is MLHIKRLSKSFGKRQVLNDLTLHVRPGEIYGLLGPNGAGKTTTINIICNLVKEDRGEITINKQPVSEASKSLIGVAPQENLLYKSLSCAENLDFFARIYGLSKQQRWEQVQVCLEAVNLVDRAKSPVETLSGGMKRRLNIAVALVHLPKLVILDEPTTGLDIEARYDIWELILNLKKQGITVLLTTHLLDEAERLCDKIGIIKDGRIVVEGSLSALRELIPAQEVVVVKTLDEEGAIARASQLGFTHRRYGNDLAFWLPEPLELKEIIACFDGIAVDAIARSPVRLEHIYVEVTQG
- a CDS encoding Uma2 family endonuclease codes for the protein MVTLQLRQLGVPPGHRVLFHDVNWQEFEAILEELGEKRPSRLAYINGTLEIRVPLPEHEKAKVIIGDLVKALLDECDRNWESLGSTTFKREDMLAGIEPDNCFYIQNHAQMIGKTRLDLTVDPPPDLAIEVDVTSKTQVSAYQALGVPEIWRYENGKIQIYLLQSGKYVELQTSPTFPSFPIIEEISRFLEMSRTIGTSRALREFRKWVRKQRNLIN